The DNA region AAGAGGACGAGCCAgcgacaaaaaaaaggaaagtataCAATTTCCAGAGAGCATGGTTAAAGGAATTCGAATGGCTTGAATGGGATTCAGAAAAAGAATTAATGCACTGCCAATACTGTAAAGCCTTCCCAACGCATGCATCTTCATCTTTAGTCAATGGATGCAACAATTTTAAACACGAGACACTTACTAAGCACTCGAAGAGTAAGAGTCATGTTTATTGCAGGGATTGTTATTTGACCCGTAGCAGTAAATCCAAAGAAGTTACACAGCATGAACCACTTCCGGAAGTTTTGGCAAGACAGGAAACGGCTCAGCGGGCGGAACTCCAAAGAGCGCttgaaattaaattcaatgTTGCTCATACGATAGCGAAAGAGGAACTCCCTTTCACAAAATTCCGGCCGCTGCTTTTGCTTCACAAAAAGAATGGAGTAGACATCAGTCCAACTTATGACAACGACGTCAAATGCGCGGAATTTATTTCTTCTATTTCTGAAAGCATGAAATCTGATCTCTGTGACCTATTGAAATCAACAAGGTACGCGTCTGTTATCATTGACGGCGACACGGACATATTGGTCAAGGAATGTGAAATAGTCTATGTGCGTATTTTAGAAAATGGCAAGCCTGTCAACAGATTAGTGGGACAGCAAGAAGTGGAGCATGCCGATGCAGCAGGTAAGTATACATTCATTtgtattatttaatttttataaaagtgacgacacatttgaaattaaagacatgtttcggtcgtgcaacgaccatcttcagttgaaagtagaattaatttgaagttacatttgaatttataatatgctaaacaaagataataacaacgtgaaataaattgggaatctaacaaaatagccaaaggtaacaaaaaagagtgtacaatggaacatgttgattagaacgagagagttaaattaacgtgatataattgcttatttaaagaaggttgctcccaggaaatatgtaaggcctcttttatcttgacctggaattttgtggtcgcacggtctataacttcaaaacattccgcagagcaggagttacggcatgcctcggattgttgaaggtgtttaaagatatgtgaggtcctgtccctgtttaagtgttcgcgaatgcgtgtcgagaggtgtcggctggtttcgccgacatagcaagaATTACAGCTTGCACAGGTAAACTTGTAGACAACATTCGAACAGAGTTCAACAGACACAGGGTCcttcacactaaacatgttacggatcttgaaggaagaaaaggctagcttaacatcaagattgttacaataacgtttaAGTAATTTACGTAATCTGTTTTGTGCTACAATAGAGAAGGGCCCAACAtaaggtaatttgaaaaaatgtgtaggATTAGAGGGAGGACTAGTAGGTGTGTTCGAAAGGGTCTGAGTTTTTGTAATATACTGCTTAATGACTCTCTCAACGATATGACTGGGGAAAAGGTTTTTACGTAAGATTAATAACAATTTCTTGATATCCTCATGGAAGCCTATCCATGTGTTGTTGATCTTGTACGTTCTGTCAACTAGAGTCCTGATTAAGCCAAGTTTGTAAGAGAATGgggtaaaactaaaataattagttaataGACCGGTGAACGATTTAAGTATTTAATTAAATTAGTAAAAAGTAGATCAGGGTTTAATCCAGGCTGCGCCTCTGCGTCAGTACGGTAGCTTCGCGTTATCTTTACTATAACGTTACACTAGTTTGCGATAGTTTTACAATAGCTATTAAATAAACGCTTTACCGTATCTTGCAGTTTTTATACTACTTTATGCTAGGTTGCGTTTACGATTTAAGTATTAACTTTACGGTAACCTTGACTGGTAGCTTTACGGTAGTTGCACAACAATTCTAGGTAACGTTTCGTAGATTACGGTAActgcataaaattattttacaacTTGTTTTCTATTCCACTAGGTGTACTAGCTGCAGTGAAAAATGCATTTAACGACCTTGTCGGAGATGGTGTTCCAAATTGGATACATAAATTAGTTTCTCTTGCTTCTGATGGAGCTTCTGTTAACCTTGGAGTTCGCAATGGTGTGATTGAACTCATTAAGGCTGAAGCCGGCAACCACGTTATTCCATTCCATTGCATGGCACACAGGTACCCGTGCATTTAAAAGTATATTCAAATCAGGGGATTCACTTGACTGAAAATCATGGTTTACCAATGTTGCGTCAAAGGCTCTTTTTAAATACCTTCTTGATATGAAAATACCTCATATTCTTggttttaacttgtttttctttttgcgcACCTGACctaattaaatgaaaatataaTGAATTTTGATACTCACGGCAAcaccttttcaaaatttcttaaAGGTTGGAGTTGGCACTGCTAAAAACCCAAAAGGAGGTATCAGTGGTCGAAAAGCTGTATGATACTCTACATCTCGTCTGGAAGACATACCATTATAGTGCGAAGTCTCGTCGTGAGCTCAACCGTCTGGGGACTGAGTTGGGAGCCAATATACCTGTTGCAAGCAATGTTAAAGGTACACGCTGGGTACCCCATGTGCAGAGGGCATTAGAAGTGTTCTTGACAGGAATTCCAAAAGACAGAGACTTGAGTAGAGATGCTGGTCAGTTTGCAGCAACATTTGTCCACATGGAAAATCTTGTCGAGACATCAAAAAGCGCTGACATCAAGGGCAGAGCGAAAAAGGTAAATACCTATTATATTGCCACCTTTTTAGTTCTTTATCTTGCAATTGTAGATCCAGTCATGCCCAGATCCACTGTCTATAGTCTGCTTCGATACCTACTCTGCATTTTCATTTGCTTGTGTTGCAGCTTGTGAAGACCATGAAGAAATTAGATTTTGTCGCCTTCTGCCACTTCATTGCTGATATGTTTCAGATAATCTCTGAACTAAGCAAGATCCTGcaaaaaaatgatttgattttacCAATGGCCATCACTGCTGTTAGAAGTACCATGGACCAAGTAGAAAACCTCCTTGTGCGGCCAAAGAGGAATGGTCACTTGAACACGTTCCTAACTGCTCTCCAGGCTCAGGTGGACGGACAAGAGGATGATGgcgatgatgaagatgggaCTGAACCTCCTAAATTTCAGGTGGACACATGACGTCATGCTCTGCATTACCCCTCttctttctaattttttttttttttggttttttgttcgtttttacAATACGT from Montipora capricornis isolate CH-2021 unplaced genomic scaffold, ASM3666992v2 scaffold_433, whole genome shotgun sequence includes:
- the LOC138035826 gene encoding zinc finger protein 862-like, translating into MHCQYCKAFPTHASSSLVNGCNNFKHETLTKHSKSKSHVYCRDCYLTRSSKSKEVTQHEPLPEVLARQETAQRAELQRALEIKFNVAHTIAKEELPFTKFRPLLLLHKKNGVDISPTYDNDVKCAEFISSISESMKSDLCDLLKSTRYASVIIDGDTDILVKECEIVYVRILENGKPVNRLVGQQEVEHADAAGVLAAVKNAFNDLVGDGVPNWIHKLVSLASDGASVNLGVRNGVIELIKAEAGNHVIPFHCMAHRLELALLKTQKEVSVVEKLYDTLHLVWKTYHYSAKSRRELNRLGTELGANIPVASNVKGTRWVPHVQRALEVFLTGIPKDRDLSRDAGQFAATFVHMENLVETSKSADIKGRAKKLVKTMKKLDFVAFCHFIADMFQIISELSKILQKNDLILPMAITAVRSTMDQVENLLVRPKRNGHLNTFLTALQAQVDGQEDDGDDEDGTEPPKFQGITLFGDAKDLAEQTIHYPHLEQQIEQTVELTVQEIRQRFGALLGDTGNKEGGAPEANLLHLAEIMLVTPISSAQCERGFSAQRRIKSDVRSSLHVSTTGDLIRISMEGPELEAFDPTPAVVKWFSSGQRSRRPNFSYRRWPDELILVADSWDSPDFE